A window of the Scytonema millei VB511283 genome harbors these coding sequences:
- a CDS encoding RuBisCO accumulation factor 1: MTESPSNQLDIEAMLTSLRQKRGSWVEWGQAIAQLQKAGQTPQQIFEATGFEPVQQNQVIVGAQVYTSLEKTNASEAVRSRFTQKGSDILYELRLLNNAERVAAAEFILAHNLDADMAKEVARDMKEFSRLRSLPEGFADRPGDAIAYQCWRLARQKSDLQERSRLIAKGLRFADSDTARQKIEQLLVDFTVVPKRPAPTIPFYRPDSEDHLPRLIPVVGEMPLKSAEVQAVPIVEAVEPFQIVKFAGEQAWVALPGWQTVRSAEDPIAILCQSDRLPNQSATASEPVLVIADRHVREWDVNSYFVYDGSGEVDFGWFETQPDVKLLGKIVVVVRPKHIIDEELTKDSWQIDE, from the coding sequence ATGACTGAATCGCCCTCCAACCAACTTGACATCGAAGCCATGCTGACATCCCTGCGGCAAAAACGAGGTAGTTGGGTGGAATGGGGTCAAGCGATCGCCCAGTTGCAAAAAGCAGGGCAAACACCGCAGCAGATCTTTGAAGCGACGGGATTTGAACCTGTGCAACAAAATCAGGTGATTGTAGGCGCACAAGTTTATACTTCTTTAGAGAAAACAAATGCTTCTGAGGCAGTGCGATCGCGCTTTACTCAAAAAGGCAGCGATATTTTGTACGAACTGCGATTGCTCAATAATGCAGAACGAGTCGCAGCAGCAGAATTTATCTTAGCTCACAACTTGGATGCGGATATGGCTAAGGAAGTGGCGCGGGATATGAAAGAATTTTCTCGCCTGCGTAGCTTACCCGAAGGATTTGCCGATCGTCCAGGGGATGCAATTGCTTATCAGTGTTGGCGACTGGCACGACAAAAATCAGATTTACAAGAGCGATCGCGATTAATTGCTAAGGGGCTAAGGTTTGCCGATTCGGATACGGCAAGACAAAAAATCGAACAGTTGCTTGTCGATTTTACCGTCGTTCCCAAGCGTCCGGCTCCGACCATACCTTTTTATCGTCCAGATTCTGAAGATCATTTACCGCGATTGATTCCAGTTGTTGGGGAAATGCCCTTAAAATCGGCTGAAGTTCAAGCTGTACCCATAGTAGAAGCAGTAGAGCCATTTCAGATTGTCAAGTTTGCTGGGGAACAGGCTTGGGTTGCCTTACCAGGTTGGCAAACAGTCCGCAGTGCTGAAGATCCGATCGCAATTTTGTGTCAAAGCGATCGCCTCCCCAATCAATCAGCTACAGCATCGGAACCAGTTCTAGTCATTGCCGACCGTCACGTTAGAGAATGGGATGTGAATAGTTATTTTGTCTATGATGGCTCTGGGGAAGTTGACTTTGGTTGGTTTGAAACTCAACCAGATGTCAAGTTACTGGGAAAAATTGTCGTTGTCGTGCGTCCCAAGCACATTATTGATGAAGAATTAACCAAAGATTCTTGGCAAATCGACGAGTAA
- the ubiE gene encoding bifunctional demethylmenaquinone methyltransferase/2-methoxy-6-polyprenyl-1,4-benzoquinol methylase UbiE, with product MEVQQIFDRIAPVYDRLNDLLSLGQHRIWKQMAVKWSQASLGDTCVDLCCGSGDLALRLARQVGANGRVYGVDFSSQLLAIAQQRSQSQYPQPPISWVKADVLNLPFADDYFDAATMGYGLRNVIDIPCCLKELHRVLKPGAKAAILDFHRPENSQFRAFQQWYLDNLVVPAARHFDLTEEYAYISPSLDRFPSGKAQVQLSREVGFATATHYPIANGMMGILVVTKG from the coding sequence ATGGAAGTTCAACAGATATTCGATCGCATTGCCCCAGTTTACGATCGCTTAAATGATTTGCTGAGTTTAGGTCAGCACCGCATTTGGAAGCAAATGGCAGTTAAGTGGAGCCAAGCAAGCTTGGGAGATACCTGTGTCGATCTATGTTGTGGTAGTGGCGATTTAGCGCTGCGCCTCGCCCGTCAAGTAGGAGCCAACGGACGAGTATACGGTGTGGATTTTTCATCGCAACTGCTGGCGATCGCCCAACAACGCAGCCAAAGCCAGTATCCCCAACCCCCGATTTCTTGGGTAAAAGCAGATGTATTGAATTTGCCTTTTGCCGATGATTATTTTGATGCTGCAACGATGGGCTATGGACTGCGTAACGTTATCGATATTCCTTGTTGCTTAAAAGAACTGCATCGAGTTCTCAAACCTGGCGCTAAAGCGGCAATTTTAGACTTTCATCGCCCGGAAAATTCTCAATTTAGAGCTTTTCAACAATGGTACTTAGATAATCTCGTCGTTCCCGCCGCGCGTCACTTCGATCTCACGGAAGAATATGCCTATATCAGCCCCAGTTTAGATCGATTTCCTTCAGGTAAAGCACAAGTTCAACTCTCGCGAGAAGTAGGGTTTGCAACAGCCACTCACTACCCAATTGCCAACGGTATGATGGGGATATTGGTTGTTACTAAGGGGTAA
- a CDS encoding DUF445 domain-containing protein codes for MDWSHFWVYVSPPIAGAIIGYFTNDLAIKMLFRPYRARYFAGRQLPFTPGLIPRNQERLAKRVSDTIMGSLLTPEELQKLTRRLLQPERVRGGIEWLLRLAIEQVRTDRDQRATKILAGILRDLVGESLPRLFKVLLRREEFLGTQLNQIFDQVLLEFQLSNEQAGRLADWLLQVVLPPDAIRQLVIDLLTDRTIQIIDESFREKTSGTYWVVANLFGLRNTLARLRTFCLDEREVTNARIKELIQELQVRERLKVWLKSLSLQNLPVSTVKQLRNTIRETAIGYSQIHGPEFIQGFSDSIDWENTASVLLNRLRNSPAFSSSLTAIGQELSLILERYLEQDLENLVAQAIPILSIDQVIIDRVKSTSPADLEAAIEGIVKNELQAIVNLGGVLGFVVGLFQAGLLFFQQIH; via the coding sequence ATGGATTGGTCTCATTTTTGGGTTTATGTTAGTCCGCCGATCGCGGGAGCAATTATTGGCTATTTCACGAACGATTTAGCCATTAAAATGCTATTCCGTCCCTATCGAGCGCGTTATTTTGCCGGAAGACAATTACCTTTTACCCCTGGTTTAATTCCTCGCAACCAAGAACGCTTGGCAAAGCGGGTTTCGGACACGATCATGGGTTCTCTACTGACACCAGAGGAATTGCAGAAGTTGACGCGGCGATTGCTGCAACCGGAGCGAGTGCGAGGAGGGATAGAATGGCTGTTAAGATTGGCGATCGAACAGGTTCGTACTGATAGAGATCAAAGAGCAACCAAAATTCTGGCGGGAATTTTACGCGATTTGGTTGGGGAATCTTTACCGCGTTTGTTTAAGGTGTTGTTGCGACGAGAAGAGTTTTTAGGCACTCAACTCAATCAAATTTTCGACCAAGTGTTACTTGAGTTTCAACTCAGCAACGAGCAAGCGGGGAGGTTAGCTGATTGGTTGCTGCAAGTCGTTCTTCCACCAGACGCAATTCGGCAGTTAGTCATCGATCTGTTAACCGATCGCACGATTCAAATTATTGATGAGAGTTTTCGTGAAAAAACGAGCGGTACGTATTGGGTAGTTGCTAACTTATTTGGTTTGCGTAACACTTTGGCGCGCCTGCGAACGTTTTGTTTGGACGAAAGAGAAGTTACGAATGCGCGGATTAAGGAGTTAATTCAAGAGCTTCAAGTGCGCGAACGCCTTAAAGTTTGGTTGAAAAGTTTATCGTTGCAAAATTTACCTGTTTCTACAGTAAAGCAATTACGCAATACAATTCGGGAAACCGCGATCGGCTATTCTCAAATTCACGGTCCAGAGTTTATTCAAGGATTTAGCGATTCGATTGATTGGGAAAATACCGCTAGCGTGCTGCTCAATCGTTTGCGTAACTCTCCTGCTTTCAGTTCTTCTCTAACTGCGATCGGTCAAGAGTTATCTTTAATTTTGGAGCGTTATTTAGAGCAAGATTTAGAAAATTTGGTGGCACAGGCAATTCCAATTTTATCGATCGACCAGGTTATTATCGATCGCGTCAAATCTACCTCTCCCGCCGATTTAGAAGCTGCGATCGAAGGAATTGTCAAAAATGAGTTACAGGCAATTGTTAACTTAGGTGGTGTTCTCGGTTTTGTCGTGGGACTATTTCAAGCCGGATTGTTATTTTTCCAACAAATTCATTAG
- a CDS encoding allophycocyanin subunit beta encodes MQDKLTSVAKNCDLTGSSLNREVVETLKTFLADGEKRVQVAGVIGSNAAEIVKTAVSLLFQEYPELVSPGGNAYTTRRYNMYVRDMNYFLRYCSYAIVAGDASVLDERLLAGLRDTFNSLGIPLGPTARSIQLMKNIVKEKLVTAGMINATFVDEPFDYVVREISETEI; translated from the coding sequence ATGCAAGATAAATTAACAAGCGTAGCCAAGAATTGCGATCTAACAGGCAGTTCTTTAAATCGTGAGGTTGTTGAAACTCTGAAAACGTTTCTGGCTGATGGTGAGAAACGGGTACAAGTAGCAGGCGTTATTGGTTCCAATGCAGCTGAGATTGTCAAAACAGCAGTCAGTTTATTATTCCAAGAATACCCAGAGCTAGTTAGTCCAGGTGGCAATGCCTATACAACACGCCGCTACAATATGTACGTGCGAGATATGAACTACTTCTTGCGATATTGTAGCTATGCGATCGTGGCGGGAGATGCTAGCGTCTTAGACGAACGGTTGCTGGCTGGTTTGCGAGATACTTTCAACTCTCTAGGAATTCCTTTAGGTCCCACTGCTCGAAGCATCCAGCTGATGAAAAATATAGTCAAAGAAAAGTTAGTGACGGCTGGAATGATCAACGCTACGTTTGTCGATGAACCATTCGATTACGTCGTGCGTGAGATTAGCGAAACGGAGATTTAG